Proteins encoded within one genomic window of Gallus gallus isolate bGalGal1 chromosome 1, bGalGal1.mat.broiler.GRCg7b, whole genome shotgun sequence:
- the IRS2 gene encoding insulin receptor substrate 2 isoform X3: protein MASPAAPGLPPGPNLNNNNNNRGVRKCGYLRKQKHGHKRFFVLRGPGGGGEEAGGARLEYYESEKKWRNKSGAPKRVIALDSCLNINKRADAKHKYLIALYTKDEYFAVAAENEQEQEGWYRALTDLLSEGKAAAGSPHRPLPSPFAALAAGEEPDYGLMTPAAAAYREVWQVTLKPKGLGQSKNLTGVHRLCLSARTIGFVRLNCELPSVTLQLMNIRRCGHSDSFFFIEVGRSAATGPGELWMQADDSVVAQNIHETILEAMKALKELSEFRPRSKSQSSSSSSSGGAAGGGGPSATHPITVPGRRHHHLVNLPPSQTGLLRRSRTDSLAAGSRAAPCRVRTASEGDGCRVGSAAGSPMSPGPVRTPLSRSHTLSGGGGRPAGKLLPVLAGGGLQSSRSMSMPASHSPPSATSPVSLSSSSGLGSEPAHPHHPQRPSSGSASVSGSPSDAGFMSFDEYGSSPGGDPRPFSSSSTASNRSNTPESVAETPPVRDSGGGTDLYGYMAMERPPSGRLCYRPCPEADRGHRKRTYSLTTPCRQRPAPPQVSSASLDEYTLMRATFAGSAGRLFPSCPAGASPKVTYTPYPEDYGDIEIGSHRSSGSSSTNLGPPAGGGGGGRGGDDDGYMPMTPGVAAALGRGGRGGDDYMPMSPTSVSAPKQILQPRAGVGGGSPGNGSSYKTSSPGESSPDDSGYMRMWCGSKLSVESSDGRLSNGDYINMSPRDPQHGSQAPSLTPPDFFFAPAGHGAGEPLKPGCYSYSSLPRSYKSQGPAKDSDQYVFMNSPGRMIPEEAMCGAVLSPAGTFAPSSHTVPSPLRHSRTEGFLSQRCQRAVRPSRLSLETLRTMLPSMNEHPLPPEPKSPGEYINIDFGDTAVYSPPSLPTDSPASSLGSGTGQRRSPLSDYMNIDFSSQSPSQSGTVSVGSLEALSPGSSSSTSQPDGRYMKAAGGVACLSSPSDSGDYTEMTFGMATTPPQPIVQKPESARVTSPTAGVKRLTLSGVEAFILSSPPPDPNRGAKVIRADPQGRRRHSSETFSSTTTVTPVSPSFAHNPKRHNSASVENVSLRKSEGLEEEQGSSPMCRETSAGFQNGLNYIAVDLVDGSLAGCDKARSKARHVLNGGVNGVEMSAYASIDFLSHNLKEASAVKE from the exons ATGGCGAGCCCCGCCGCGCCGGGGCTGCCGCCCGGCCCCAacctgaacaacaacaacaacaaccgCGGCGTGAGGAAGTGCGGCTACCTGCGCAAGCAGAAGCACGGCCACAAGCGCTTCTTCGTGCTGCGCggcccgggcggcggcggggaggagGCGGGGGGCGCCCGGCTGGAGTACTACGAGAGCGAGAAGAAATGGAGGAACAAGTCCGGGGCGCCCAAGCGGGTGATCGCGCTGGACTCGTGCCTCAACATCAACAAGCGGGCGGACGCCAAGCACAAGTACCTCATCGCCCTCTATACCAAGGACGAGTACTTTGCCGTGGCGGCCGAGAAcgagcaggagcaggagggctGGTACCGCGCCCTCACCGACCTGCTGAGCGAGGGCAAGGCGGCCGCCGGCTCCCCGCACCGCCCCCTGCCCTCGCCCTTCGCCGCGCTGGCCGCCGGCGAGGAGCCCGACTACGGGCTGATGAcgccggccgccgccgcctACCGGGAGGTCTGGCAGGTGACGCTGAAGCCCaaaggcttggggcagagcaaGAACCTCACCGGCGTGCACCGCCTCTGCCTCTCGGCCCGCACCATCGGCTTCGTGCGCCTCAACTGCGAGCTGCCCTCGGTCACGCTGCAGCTGATGAACATCCGCCGCTGCGGCCACTCGGACAGCTTCTTCTTCATCGAGGTGGGCCGTTCGGCCGCCACCGGGCCCGGCGAGCTGTGGATGCAGGCGGACGACTCGGTGGTGGCCCAGAACATCCACGAGACCATCCTGGAGGCTATGAAGGCTCTAAAGGAGCTGTCCGAGTTCCGGCCCCGCAGCAAGAGCCAGTCGTcgtcctcctcttcctccgGGGGGGCGGCCGGAGGCGGCGGCCCCTCGGCCACGCACCCCATCACCGTGCCGGGCCGCCGGCACCACCACCTGGTCAACCTGCCGCCCAGCCAGACCGGCCTGCTCCGCCGATCCCGCACCGACAGCCTGGCCGCCGGCAGCAGGGCCGCGCCGTGCCGGGTGCGGACGGCCAGCGAGGGCGACGGCTGCCGGGTGGGCTCGGCCGCCGGCAGCCCCATGAGCCCCGGCCCCGTGCGGACCCCGCTCAGCCGCTCGCACACGCTGAGCGGCGGCGGAGGGCGGCCGGCGGGCAAGCTGCTGCCCGTGCTGGCCGGGGGCGGGCTGCAAAGCAGCCGCTCCATGTCCATGCCCGCCTCCCACTCGCCCCCCTCCGCCACTAGCCCCGTCAGTCTCTCCTCCAGCAGCGGCCTGGGCTCCGAGCCGGCCCACCCGCATCACCCGCAGCGCCCGTCCAGCGGCAGCGCCTCGGTGTCCGGCTCGCCCAGCGACGCGGGCTTCATGTCCTTCGACGAGTACGGCTCCAGCCCGGGCGGCGACCCGCggcccttctcctcctcctccaccgccAGCAACCGCAGCAACACACCCGAATCGGTGGCCGAGACCCCCCCGGTGCGGGACTCCGGCGGCGGCACCGATCTGTATGGCTACATGGCGATGGAGCGGCCCCCGAGCGGCCGTCTCTGCTACCGGCCTTGCCCCGAGGCTGACCGGGGCCACCGAAAGCGGACCTACTCGCTGACCACCCCGTGCCGGCAgcggcccgccccgccgcagGTCTCCTCCGCCTCCCTGGACGAGTACACGCTAATGAGGGCCACCTTCGCCGGCAGCGCCGGCCGcctcttcccctcctgcccGGCAGGGGCTTCCCCTAAAGTCACCTACACGCCGTACCCCGAGGACTACGGCGACATCGAGATCGGCTCGCACCGCAGCtccggcagcagcagcaccaaccTGGGGCCGCCGGCAGGGGGGGGAGGCGGAGGCAGGGGCGGAGATGACGATGGCTACATGCCTATGACCCCCGGCGTGGCCGCGGCCCTGGGTCGGGGGGGGCGGGGTGGCGATGACTACATGCCCATGAGCCCCACCAGCGTGTCGGCCCCCAAACAGATCCTGCAGCCCCGAGCGGGGGTGGGAGGCGGCTCCCCCGGCAACGGGAGCAGCTATAAGACCAGCTCGCCGGGGGAAAGCTCCCCCGACGACAGCGGCTACATGAGGATGTGGTGCGGCTCTAAGCTGTCCGTGGAGAGTTCGGACGGGAGGCTGAGCAACGGCGACTACATCAACATGTCCCCTCGAGACCCCCAGCACGGGTCCCAGGCTCCCTCCCTCACCCCCCCGGACTTTTTCTTCGCCCCCGCAGGGCACGGGGCTGGCGAGCCCCTCAAACCCGGCTGCTACTCTTACAGCTCCCTGCCCCGCTCCTACAAGAGCCAGGGCCCAGCTAAGGACAGCGACCAGTACGTGTTCATGAACTCTCCGGGCAGGATGATCCCGGAGGAGGCGATGTGCGGAGCGGTTCTGTCCCCGGCCGGCACCTTCGCCCCCTCCAGCCACACGGTGCCTTCGCCCCTGCGGCACAGCCGGACCGAGGGCTTCCTCAGCCAGCGGTGCCAGCGGGCCGTCCGGCCCAGCCGCCTCTCTCTGGAGACCTTGCGGACGATGCTGCCAAGCATGAACGAGCACCCCTTGCCTCCCGAGCCCAAGAGCCCCGGGGAATACATCAACATTGACTTCGGGGACACCGCTGTCTATTCTCCCCCCTCGCTGCCCACCGACAGCCCAGCCTCCTCCCTGGGCTCAGGCACAGGGCAGAGGCGCTCCCCTCTCTCCGACTACATGAACATCGACTTCAGCTCGCAGTCACCCTCCCAGTCAGGCACAGTCTCGGTGGGCTCTTTGGAAGCGCTCTCGCCTGGCTCTTCCTCCAGCACCAGTCAGCCCGATGGGCGCTACATGAAGGCGGCTGGGGGGGTGGCCTGTCTGTCCAGCCCATCCGACAGCGGGGATTACACTGAGATGACCTTTGGCATGGCCACTACCCCACCCCAACCCATCGTTCAGAAGCCAGAAAGTGCCCGGGTCACCAGCCCCACGGCCGGGGTGAAGAGGCTCACCCTCTCCGGGGTGGAGGCCTTCATTCTTTCCAGCCCACCCCCAGACCCCAACCGCGGGGCCAAGGTCATTCGGGCTGACCCCCAGGGGCGCAGGAGGCACAGCTCGGAAACTTTCTCCTCCACCACCACTGTGACCCCCGTGTCCCCCTCCTTTGCACACAACCCCAAAAGGCACAACTCAGCCTCGGTGGAGAACGTGTCCCTCAGGAAAAGTGAAGgcctggaggaggagcagggcagcagccccatGTGCCGGGAGACCTCGGCTGGCTTCCAGAATGGCCTCAACTACATCGCCGTCGACTTGGTGGACGGCAGCCTGGCAGGCTGTGACAAAGCCAGGTCAAAAGCCAGGCATGTCCTGAACGGAGGTGTCAACGGAGTGGAGATGAGCGCCTATGCCAGCATAGACTTTCTGTCTCACAACCTGAAAGAAGCAAGCGCTGTGAAAG agtgA
- the IRS2 gene encoding insulin receptor substrate 2 isoform X1, producing the protein MASPAAPGLPPGPNLNNNNNNRGVRKCGYLRKQKHGHKRFFVLRGPGGGGEEAGGARLEYYESEKKWRNKSGAPKRVIALDSCLNINKRADAKHKYLIALYTKDEYFAVAAENEQEQEGWYRALTDLLSEGKAAAGSPHRPLPSPFAALAAGEEPDYGLMTPAAAAYREVWQVTLKPKGLGQSKNLTGVHRLCLSARTIGFVRLNCELPSVTLQLMNIRRCGHSDSFFFIEVGRSAATGPGELWMQADDSVVAQNIHETILEAMKALKELSEFRPRSKSQSSSSSSSGGAAGGGGPSATHPITVPGRRHHHLVNLPPSQTGLLRRSRTDSLAAGSRAAPCRVRTASEGDGCRVGSAAGSPMSPGPVRTPLSRSHTLSGGGGRPAGKLLPVLAGGGLQSSRSMSMPASHSPPSATSPVSLSSSSGLGSEPAHPHHPQRPSSGSASVSGSPSDAGFMSFDEYGSSPGGDPRPFSSSSTASNRSNTPESVAETPPVRDSGGGTDLYGYMAMERPPSGRLCYRPCPEADRGHRKRTYSLTTPCRQRPAPPQVSSASLDEYTLMRATFAGSAGRLFPSCPAGASPKVTYTPYPEDYGDIEIGSHRSSGSSSTNLGPPAGGGGGGRGGDDDGYMPMTPGVAAALGRGGRGGDDYMPMSPTSVSAPKQILQPRAGVGGGSPGNGSSYKTSSPGESSPDDSGYMRMWCGSKLSVESSDGRLSNGDYINMSPRDPQHGSQAPSLTPPDFFFAPAGHGAGEPLKPGCYSYSSLPRSYKSQGPAKDSDQYVFMNSPGRMIPEEAMCGAVLSPAGTFAPSSHTVPSPLRHSRTEGFLSQRCQRAVRPSRLSLETLRTMLPSMNEHPLPPEPKSPGEYINIDFGDTAVYSPPSLPTDSPASSLGSGTGQRRSPLSDYMNIDFSSQSPSQSGTVSVGSLEALSPGSSSSTSQPDGRYMKAAGGVACLSSPSDSGDYTEMTFGMATTPPQPIVQKPESARVTSPTAGVKRLTLSGVEAFILSSPPPDPNRGAKVIRADPQGRRRHSSETFSSTTTVTPVSPSFAHNPKRHNSASVENVSLRKSEGLEEEQGSSPMCRETSAGFQNGLNYIAVDLVDGSLAGCDKARSKARHVLNGGVNGVEMSAYASIDFLSHNLKEASAVKGSTGRWKR; encoded by the exons ATGGCGAGCCCCGCCGCGCCGGGGCTGCCGCCCGGCCCCAacctgaacaacaacaacaacaaccgCGGCGTGAGGAAGTGCGGCTACCTGCGCAAGCAGAAGCACGGCCACAAGCGCTTCTTCGTGCTGCGCggcccgggcggcggcggggaggagGCGGGGGGCGCCCGGCTGGAGTACTACGAGAGCGAGAAGAAATGGAGGAACAAGTCCGGGGCGCCCAAGCGGGTGATCGCGCTGGACTCGTGCCTCAACATCAACAAGCGGGCGGACGCCAAGCACAAGTACCTCATCGCCCTCTATACCAAGGACGAGTACTTTGCCGTGGCGGCCGAGAAcgagcaggagcaggagggctGGTACCGCGCCCTCACCGACCTGCTGAGCGAGGGCAAGGCGGCCGCCGGCTCCCCGCACCGCCCCCTGCCCTCGCCCTTCGCCGCGCTGGCCGCCGGCGAGGAGCCCGACTACGGGCTGATGAcgccggccgccgccgcctACCGGGAGGTCTGGCAGGTGACGCTGAAGCCCaaaggcttggggcagagcaaGAACCTCACCGGCGTGCACCGCCTCTGCCTCTCGGCCCGCACCATCGGCTTCGTGCGCCTCAACTGCGAGCTGCCCTCGGTCACGCTGCAGCTGATGAACATCCGCCGCTGCGGCCACTCGGACAGCTTCTTCTTCATCGAGGTGGGCCGTTCGGCCGCCACCGGGCCCGGCGAGCTGTGGATGCAGGCGGACGACTCGGTGGTGGCCCAGAACATCCACGAGACCATCCTGGAGGCTATGAAGGCTCTAAAGGAGCTGTCCGAGTTCCGGCCCCGCAGCAAGAGCCAGTCGTcgtcctcctcttcctccgGGGGGGCGGCCGGAGGCGGCGGCCCCTCGGCCACGCACCCCATCACCGTGCCGGGCCGCCGGCACCACCACCTGGTCAACCTGCCGCCCAGCCAGACCGGCCTGCTCCGCCGATCCCGCACCGACAGCCTGGCCGCCGGCAGCAGGGCCGCGCCGTGCCGGGTGCGGACGGCCAGCGAGGGCGACGGCTGCCGGGTGGGCTCGGCCGCCGGCAGCCCCATGAGCCCCGGCCCCGTGCGGACCCCGCTCAGCCGCTCGCACACGCTGAGCGGCGGCGGAGGGCGGCCGGCGGGCAAGCTGCTGCCCGTGCTGGCCGGGGGCGGGCTGCAAAGCAGCCGCTCCATGTCCATGCCCGCCTCCCACTCGCCCCCCTCCGCCACTAGCCCCGTCAGTCTCTCCTCCAGCAGCGGCCTGGGCTCCGAGCCGGCCCACCCGCATCACCCGCAGCGCCCGTCCAGCGGCAGCGCCTCGGTGTCCGGCTCGCCCAGCGACGCGGGCTTCATGTCCTTCGACGAGTACGGCTCCAGCCCGGGCGGCGACCCGCggcccttctcctcctcctccaccgccAGCAACCGCAGCAACACACCCGAATCGGTGGCCGAGACCCCCCCGGTGCGGGACTCCGGCGGCGGCACCGATCTGTATGGCTACATGGCGATGGAGCGGCCCCCGAGCGGCCGTCTCTGCTACCGGCCTTGCCCCGAGGCTGACCGGGGCCACCGAAAGCGGACCTACTCGCTGACCACCCCGTGCCGGCAgcggcccgccccgccgcagGTCTCCTCCGCCTCCCTGGACGAGTACACGCTAATGAGGGCCACCTTCGCCGGCAGCGCCGGCCGcctcttcccctcctgcccGGCAGGGGCTTCCCCTAAAGTCACCTACACGCCGTACCCCGAGGACTACGGCGACATCGAGATCGGCTCGCACCGCAGCtccggcagcagcagcaccaaccTGGGGCCGCCGGCAGGGGGGGGAGGCGGAGGCAGGGGCGGAGATGACGATGGCTACATGCCTATGACCCCCGGCGTGGCCGCGGCCCTGGGTCGGGGGGGGCGGGGTGGCGATGACTACATGCCCATGAGCCCCACCAGCGTGTCGGCCCCCAAACAGATCCTGCAGCCCCGAGCGGGGGTGGGAGGCGGCTCCCCCGGCAACGGGAGCAGCTATAAGACCAGCTCGCCGGGGGAAAGCTCCCCCGACGACAGCGGCTACATGAGGATGTGGTGCGGCTCTAAGCTGTCCGTGGAGAGTTCGGACGGGAGGCTGAGCAACGGCGACTACATCAACATGTCCCCTCGAGACCCCCAGCACGGGTCCCAGGCTCCCTCCCTCACCCCCCCGGACTTTTTCTTCGCCCCCGCAGGGCACGGGGCTGGCGAGCCCCTCAAACCCGGCTGCTACTCTTACAGCTCCCTGCCCCGCTCCTACAAGAGCCAGGGCCCAGCTAAGGACAGCGACCAGTACGTGTTCATGAACTCTCCGGGCAGGATGATCCCGGAGGAGGCGATGTGCGGAGCGGTTCTGTCCCCGGCCGGCACCTTCGCCCCCTCCAGCCACACGGTGCCTTCGCCCCTGCGGCACAGCCGGACCGAGGGCTTCCTCAGCCAGCGGTGCCAGCGGGCCGTCCGGCCCAGCCGCCTCTCTCTGGAGACCTTGCGGACGATGCTGCCAAGCATGAACGAGCACCCCTTGCCTCCCGAGCCCAAGAGCCCCGGGGAATACATCAACATTGACTTCGGGGACACCGCTGTCTATTCTCCCCCCTCGCTGCCCACCGACAGCCCAGCCTCCTCCCTGGGCTCAGGCACAGGGCAGAGGCGCTCCCCTCTCTCCGACTACATGAACATCGACTTCAGCTCGCAGTCACCCTCCCAGTCAGGCACAGTCTCGGTGGGCTCTTTGGAAGCGCTCTCGCCTGGCTCTTCCTCCAGCACCAGTCAGCCCGATGGGCGCTACATGAAGGCGGCTGGGGGGGTGGCCTGTCTGTCCAGCCCATCCGACAGCGGGGATTACACTGAGATGACCTTTGGCATGGCCACTACCCCACCCCAACCCATCGTTCAGAAGCCAGAAAGTGCCCGGGTCACCAGCCCCACGGCCGGGGTGAAGAGGCTCACCCTCTCCGGGGTGGAGGCCTTCATTCTTTCCAGCCCACCCCCAGACCCCAACCGCGGGGCCAAGGTCATTCGGGCTGACCCCCAGGGGCGCAGGAGGCACAGCTCGGAAACTTTCTCCTCCACCACCACTGTGACCCCCGTGTCCCCCTCCTTTGCACACAACCCCAAAAGGCACAACTCAGCCTCGGTGGAGAACGTGTCCCTCAGGAAAAGTGAAGgcctggaggaggagcagggcagcagccccatGTGCCGGGAGACCTCGGCTGGCTTCCAGAATGGCCTCAACTACATCGCCGTCGACTTGGTGGACGGCAGCCTGGCAGGCTGTGACAAAGCCAGGTCAAAAGCCAGGCATGTCCTGAACGGAGGTGTCAACGGAGTGGAGATGAGCGCCTATGCCAGCATAGACTTTCTGTCTCACAACCTGAAAGAAGCAAGCGCTGTGAAAG GAAGTACAGGAAGATGGAAAAGATGA
- the IRS2 gene encoding insulin receptor substrate 2 isoform X2: MASPAAPGLPPGPNLNNNNNNRGVRKCGYLRKQKHGHKRFFVLRGPGGGGEEAGGARLEYYESEKKWRNKSGAPKRVIALDSCLNINKRADAKHKYLIALYTKDEYFAVAAENEQEQEGWYRALTDLLSEGKAAAGSPHRPLPSPFAALAAGEEPDYGLMTPAAAAYREVWQVTLKPKGLGQSKNLTGVHRLCLSARTIGFVRLNCELPSVTLQLMNIRRCGHSDSFFFIEVGRSAATGPGELWMQADDSVVAQNIHETILEAMKALKELSEFRPRSKSQSSSSSSSGGAAGGGGPSATHPITVPGRRHHHLVNLPPSQTGLLRRSRTDSLAAGSRAAPCRVRTASEGDGCRVGSAAGSPMSPGPVRTPLSRSHTLSGGGGRPAGKLLPVLAGGGLQSSRSMSMPASHSPPSATSPVSLSSSSGLGSEPAHPHHPQRPSSGSASVSGSPSDAGFMSFDEYGSSPGGDPRPFSSSSTASNRSNTPESVAETPPVRDSGGGTDLYGYMAMERPPSGRLCYRPCPEADRGHRKRTYSLTTPCRQRPAPPQVSSASLDEYTLMRATFAGSAGRLFPSCPAGASPKVTYTPYPEDYGDIEIGSHRSSGSSSTNLGPPAGGGGGGRGGDDDGYMPMTPGVAAALGRGGRGGDDYMPMSPTSVSAPKQILQPRAGVGGGSPGNGSSYKTSSPGESSPDDSGYMRMWCGSKLSVESSDGRLSNGDYINMSPRDPQHGSQAPSLTPPDFFFAPAGHGAGEPLKPGCYSYSSLPRSYKSQGPAKDSDQYVFMNSPGRMIPEEAMCGAVLSPAGTFAPSSHTVPSPLRHSRTEGFLSQRCQRAVRPSRLSLETLRTMLPSMNEHPLPPEPKSPGEYINIDFGDTAVYSPPSLPTDSPASSLGSGTGQRRSPLSDYMNIDFSSQSPSQSGTVSVGSLEALSPGSSSSTSQPDGRYMKAAGGVACLSSPSDSGDYTEMTFGMATTPPQPIVQKPESARVTSPTAGVKRLTLSGVEAFILSSPPPDPNRGAKVIRADPQGRRRHSSETFSSTTTVTPVSPSFAHNPKRHNSASVENVSLRKSEGLEEEQGSSPMCRETSAGFQNGLNYIAVDLVDGSLAGCDKARSKARHVLNGGVNGVEMSAYASIDFLSHNLKEASAVKAS; this comes from the exons ATGGCGAGCCCCGCCGCGCCGGGGCTGCCGCCCGGCCCCAacctgaacaacaacaacaacaaccgCGGCGTGAGGAAGTGCGGCTACCTGCGCAAGCAGAAGCACGGCCACAAGCGCTTCTTCGTGCTGCGCggcccgggcggcggcggggaggagGCGGGGGGCGCCCGGCTGGAGTACTACGAGAGCGAGAAGAAATGGAGGAACAAGTCCGGGGCGCCCAAGCGGGTGATCGCGCTGGACTCGTGCCTCAACATCAACAAGCGGGCGGACGCCAAGCACAAGTACCTCATCGCCCTCTATACCAAGGACGAGTACTTTGCCGTGGCGGCCGAGAAcgagcaggagcaggagggctGGTACCGCGCCCTCACCGACCTGCTGAGCGAGGGCAAGGCGGCCGCCGGCTCCCCGCACCGCCCCCTGCCCTCGCCCTTCGCCGCGCTGGCCGCCGGCGAGGAGCCCGACTACGGGCTGATGAcgccggccgccgccgcctACCGGGAGGTCTGGCAGGTGACGCTGAAGCCCaaaggcttggggcagagcaaGAACCTCACCGGCGTGCACCGCCTCTGCCTCTCGGCCCGCACCATCGGCTTCGTGCGCCTCAACTGCGAGCTGCCCTCGGTCACGCTGCAGCTGATGAACATCCGCCGCTGCGGCCACTCGGACAGCTTCTTCTTCATCGAGGTGGGCCGTTCGGCCGCCACCGGGCCCGGCGAGCTGTGGATGCAGGCGGACGACTCGGTGGTGGCCCAGAACATCCACGAGACCATCCTGGAGGCTATGAAGGCTCTAAAGGAGCTGTCCGAGTTCCGGCCCCGCAGCAAGAGCCAGTCGTcgtcctcctcttcctccgGGGGGGCGGCCGGAGGCGGCGGCCCCTCGGCCACGCACCCCATCACCGTGCCGGGCCGCCGGCACCACCACCTGGTCAACCTGCCGCCCAGCCAGACCGGCCTGCTCCGCCGATCCCGCACCGACAGCCTGGCCGCCGGCAGCAGGGCCGCGCCGTGCCGGGTGCGGACGGCCAGCGAGGGCGACGGCTGCCGGGTGGGCTCGGCCGCCGGCAGCCCCATGAGCCCCGGCCCCGTGCGGACCCCGCTCAGCCGCTCGCACACGCTGAGCGGCGGCGGAGGGCGGCCGGCGGGCAAGCTGCTGCCCGTGCTGGCCGGGGGCGGGCTGCAAAGCAGCCGCTCCATGTCCATGCCCGCCTCCCACTCGCCCCCCTCCGCCACTAGCCCCGTCAGTCTCTCCTCCAGCAGCGGCCTGGGCTCCGAGCCGGCCCACCCGCATCACCCGCAGCGCCCGTCCAGCGGCAGCGCCTCGGTGTCCGGCTCGCCCAGCGACGCGGGCTTCATGTCCTTCGACGAGTACGGCTCCAGCCCGGGCGGCGACCCGCggcccttctcctcctcctccaccgccAGCAACCGCAGCAACACACCCGAATCGGTGGCCGAGACCCCCCCGGTGCGGGACTCCGGCGGCGGCACCGATCTGTATGGCTACATGGCGATGGAGCGGCCCCCGAGCGGCCGTCTCTGCTACCGGCCTTGCCCCGAGGCTGACCGGGGCCACCGAAAGCGGACCTACTCGCTGACCACCCCGTGCCGGCAgcggcccgccccgccgcagGTCTCCTCCGCCTCCCTGGACGAGTACACGCTAATGAGGGCCACCTTCGCCGGCAGCGCCGGCCGcctcttcccctcctgcccGGCAGGGGCTTCCCCTAAAGTCACCTACACGCCGTACCCCGAGGACTACGGCGACATCGAGATCGGCTCGCACCGCAGCtccggcagcagcagcaccaaccTGGGGCCGCCGGCAGGGGGGGGAGGCGGAGGCAGGGGCGGAGATGACGATGGCTACATGCCTATGACCCCCGGCGTGGCCGCGGCCCTGGGTCGGGGGGGGCGGGGTGGCGATGACTACATGCCCATGAGCCCCACCAGCGTGTCGGCCCCCAAACAGATCCTGCAGCCCCGAGCGGGGGTGGGAGGCGGCTCCCCCGGCAACGGGAGCAGCTATAAGACCAGCTCGCCGGGGGAAAGCTCCCCCGACGACAGCGGCTACATGAGGATGTGGTGCGGCTCTAAGCTGTCCGTGGAGAGTTCGGACGGGAGGCTGAGCAACGGCGACTACATCAACATGTCCCCTCGAGACCCCCAGCACGGGTCCCAGGCTCCCTCCCTCACCCCCCCGGACTTTTTCTTCGCCCCCGCAGGGCACGGGGCTGGCGAGCCCCTCAAACCCGGCTGCTACTCTTACAGCTCCCTGCCCCGCTCCTACAAGAGCCAGGGCCCAGCTAAGGACAGCGACCAGTACGTGTTCATGAACTCTCCGGGCAGGATGATCCCGGAGGAGGCGATGTGCGGAGCGGTTCTGTCCCCGGCCGGCACCTTCGCCCCCTCCAGCCACACGGTGCCTTCGCCCCTGCGGCACAGCCGGACCGAGGGCTTCCTCAGCCAGCGGTGCCAGCGGGCCGTCCGGCCCAGCCGCCTCTCTCTGGAGACCTTGCGGACGATGCTGCCAAGCATGAACGAGCACCCCTTGCCTCCCGAGCCCAAGAGCCCCGGGGAATACATCAACATTGACTTCGGGGACACCGCTGTCTATTCTCCCCCCTCGCTGCCCACCGACAGCCCAGCCTCCTCCCTGGGCTCAGGCACAGGGCAGAGGCGCTCCCCTCTCTCCGACTACATGAACATCGACTTCAGCTCGCAGTCACCCTCCCAGTCAGGCACAGTCTCGGTGGGCTCTTTGGAAGCGCTCTCGCCTGGCTCTTCCTCCAGCACCAGTCAGCCCGATGGGCGCTACATGAAGGCGGCTGGGGGGGTGGCCTGTCTGTCCAGCCCATCCGACAGCGGGGATTACACTGAGATGACCTTTGGCATGGCCACTACCCCACCCCAACCCATCGTTCAGAAGCCAGAAAGTGCCCGGGTCACCAGCCCCACGGCCGGGGTGAAGAGGCTCACCCTCTCCGGGGTGGAGGCCTTCATTCTTTCCAGCCCACCCCCAGACCCCAACCGCGGGGCCAAGGTCATTCGGGCTGACCCCCAGGGGCGCAGGAGGCACAGCTCGGAAACTTTCTCCTCCACCACCACTGTGACCCCCGTGTCCCCCTCCTTTGCACACAACCCCAAAAGGCACAACTCAGCCTCGGTGGAGAACGTGTCCCTCAGGAAAAGTGAAGgcctggaggaggagcagggcagcagccccatGTGCCGGGAGACCTCGGCTGGCTTCCAGAATGGCCTCAACTACATCGCCGTCGACTTGGTGGACGGCAGCCTGGCAGGCTGTGACAAAGCCAGGTCAAAAGCCAGGCATGTCCTGAACGGAGGTGTCAACGGAGTGGAGATGAGCGCCTATGCCAGCATAGACTTTCTGTCTCACAACCTGAAAGAAGCAAGCGCTGTGAAAG CCAGTtga